A region of Ornithorhynchus anatinus isolate Pmale09 chromosome 5, mOrnAna1.pri.v4, whole genome shotgun sequence DNA encodes the following proteins:
- the SNX22 gene encoding sorting nexin-22 isoform X1, protein MADGGVAVLEVHIPSVGPEAEGPDRTLEKGHMVFRVEIFYNGRRHTIQRRYSEFHALHKRIKKLCKVPDFPVKRVPNWRSKVLEQRRQGLEAYIQGVLYLNQEIPKELLEFLKLRHFPSDTKASSLDSLGEFLPGNSSCQLHHRPVLNFNKDPYVDPPSSESLPNTVVNGVLQGLYGFGLCPAKPQRLSPAMRGRRPDRDCEEHGTCACCRSERLPA, encoded by the exons ATGGCGGATGGCGGGGTGGCGGTGCTGGAGGTGCACATCCCCTCGGTGGGGCCGGAGGCCGAGGGGCCCGACCGGACCCTGGAGAAAGGACACATG GTGTTCAGGGTGGAGATCTTTTACAACGGGCGAAGGCACACCATCCAGAGGCGCTACAGCgagttccatgctctgcacaagcGG ATCAAGAAGCTGTGTAAAGTGCCTGACTTCCCCGTGAAGCGCGTGCCCAACTGGAGAAGTAAGGTTTTGGAACAGCGGCGACAGGGGCTGGAGGCCTACATCCAG GGTGTCCTGTACCTCAACCAGGAGATTCCCAAGGAGCTGCTGGAGTTCCTGAAGCTCCGCCACTTCCCGTCGGATACCAAGGCCAGCAGCTTGGA TTCACTCGGTGAGTTCCTGCCCGGCAACAGCAG ctGCCAGCTACACCACCGGCCGGTGCTGAACTTCAACAAGGACCCCTATGTAGATCCTCCATCTTCAG AATCACTTCCCAACACAGTGGTGAATGGCGTGCTGCAGGGCCTCTATGGCTTCGGTCTCTGCCCCGCCAAGCCCCAGCGACTCTCCCCTGCCATGCGGGGCCGTCGTCCCGACCGGGACTGTGAGGAGCACGGAACCTGTGCCTGTTGCCGGTCGGAGCGGCTGCCGGCCTGA
- the SNX22 gene encoding sorting nexin-22 isoform X2: MADGGVAVLEVHIPSVGPEAEGPDRTLEKGHMVFRVEIFYNGRRHTIQRRYSEFHALHKRGVLYLNQEIPKELLEFLKLRHFPSDTKASSLDSLGEFLPGNSSCQLHHRPVLNFNKDPYVDPPSSESLPNTVVNGVLQGLYGFGLCPAKPQRLSPAMRGRRPDRDCEEHGTCACCRSERLPA; encoded by the exons ATGGCGGATGGCGGGGTGGCGGTGCTGGAGGTGCACATCCCCTCGGTGGGGCCGGAGGCCGAGGGGCCCGACCGGACCCTGGAGAAAGGACACATG GTGTTCAGGGTGGAGATCTTTTACAACGGGCGAAGGCACACCATCCAGAGGCGCTACAGCgagttccatgctctgcacaagcGG GGTGTCCTGTACCTCAACCAGGAGATTCCCAAGGAGCTGCTGGAGTTCCTGAAGCTCCGCCACTTCCCGTCGGATACCAAGGCCAGCAGCTTGGA TTCACTCGGTGAGTTCCTGCCCGGCAACAGCAG ctGCCAGCTACACCACCGGCCGGTGCTGAACTTCAACAAGGACCCCTATGTAGATCCTCCATCTTCAG AATCACTTCCCAACACAGTGGTGAATGGCGTGCTGCAGGGCCTCTATGGCTTCGGTCTCTGCCCCGCCAAGCCCCAGCGACTCTCCCCTGCCATGCGGGGCCGTCGTCCCGACCGGGACTGTGAGGAGCACGGAACCTGTGCCTGTTGCCGGTCGGAGCGGCTGCCGGCCTGA